CCTCCTCCAGGGAGGTTCCTTTAAATAAGAGCCAGCTGGCCAAGGCCCCGCTTTTCTCCCCAGCGATACCTGCAATCGAGGTTTCCTCCCCAGGAGATAGCAGCCTGTGAGCATGGCTCAAGCATTTGTGAACAGCAAAATCCAGCCTGGGAAGGTAGTTGTGTTCATCAAGCCCACCTGCCCCTACAGCCGTAGGGCCCAGGAGCTCCTCAGCCACTTGCCCTTCAAACAAGGGCTTTTGGAATTTGTCGATATCACAGCCCGCAGTGACACCAACGAGATTCAAGATTATTTGCAACAGCTCACCGGAGCCAGAACGGTGAGCCTGGGGTTTCCTTCTAAAAGGCTGGGGAGGAGGCTCCcagattcctttttcttgtcGGGGCTGTGAACGTGGTACGTCTGTGCCTTTCTCTAGGACACCGCTAAGGTTCTGTCTGTCACTCCAGGCGGCTGGAGGGCTGTGCAGGTGGGGGAGGGCGCCTGAGAGAGGACACTGCTTCCTTGAATGGACGGCTGGACTTCGGCCAACGGTGCTCAGATCAGAGGAGGGAGCACAGCTGACTGTGTTGGGCGTCAGGGGCAGCGGGCCCAGCAGCTGCCCAGGAGTCACTGAGGAACTTTCTGGACTCTTTGTTTTAAGCACTGACAGTCTGCGCTTGCAGGGCTGGGGTGGAAGGAGGGATGCAGGGGCCATGTGTGATCGGTGCAAGAATCGCGTGCACTCTGCGTTCACAGGGCCAAGTGGGATTTGCTGTCCTTCCATCTTTTCTCTAGGCTCTCTTTAACCTTCATCTAAATCGCTCTTCTTCCCTATCTTATCTAACTCCTCCCTCTGGAAAAATCTAACGGCTCATTATTGCTCCTTAATCTAAATTATGGGATGTTTCCAGGCCTGTTAGGGAGTCCAGAGGCCAGAGCTCCGGATGGCTCTCACAATGGTTTGCTGTGTGATCCTGGTAAGTCACCAGCTCTGTGACTCTCAGGGacctcctggctgtagcaccagaCTGGAGGAGGTGACCACTACATCCCTTCTTGCTATAAGTAGACAGTGGGACCCTAAGAACCGCTGTCCTTTATGTGAAcagccttcctcttcctcagcacCCATGGCTTCCCAGTGAGATAGCCAGCCGACCAGATCCCCAGCATCAGTTCAGGTGCTGGGGCGGGGTCATGGTGGTAAGTTCTGTCCCACCAGATCACCCAAACTCCCTTTCAGGGCGCACATTCTAGGACACAGCGTTTGCAGAAGCACATATCCTAGCTCAGGTTTAGTTTGACTTACCGTGTTCTTTCTGGCTTCTCAGTGTAAAGCCTGGGAGGCTGTTCTTCCCGCCTCTCCAGTCAGAAATCAGCCTTCTGGTGCAGAAAGAGGCAAAACACGCTACCCCCATTGCTTCCAGGGCCCCTGCTGTGAGCTGAGGACCCTCGTCtctggaaggagggaaagggcagTGTAAGTACGCCTGTGGACCCCGCCGTGAGGCATCCCTCTGGACCAGCGGTTCCCAAATGTTGCTgctcattagaatcacctgaagagcttttaaaaaaaattcccaatgCCCAAGTCACACCGCATGCCAATTAAATCACAGTATGGGAGGTGGCAGCTAGGCATCAGTAGTTTTAAAGATCCCTAGGACATGGATACAAACATtgagttataagatgaataagttctggggatgtaacgtccagcatggtgactatagttagtaatactgtatCGTATGCTTGCAGTTTGCTACGAGATTAGATctcaagtgttctcaccacacacacctgcacatgGTAGCTGTGAGGTTATGggtatgttaattaacttgattgcgGTAATCATTTCTTAATGTAGTATATGTGTATCAGACCAtgacattgtacaccttaaatacacacataatttatctgtcagttatacctcaaaaaCTCTGGAAGTGAAAATAGAGTTTATCTcctgtcaaaaaaataaaaaggtaattcTAATTTGCAACCAGGTTTGGGAGCTACATCTTTCAGCCCAGCAGCACCTATTCTCTAGCAGGAAAAACAAACCACTTCACGCATTCATTCAACACCTGTTTTTTCAATTCATTGTAAAGCAACACTTTTTCTTCTAGTGgtcttttaagtttgtttttgaatttttcagAATACTTTTCACAGGTTCTTGAGTCCTGAATGACATTCCTCCAAGGGGAAAAACAAACCCTTTGAAGTTGTATACTTCATGATCCCGAACAGTGAAGGGTTTCTATTAGAAGAGACTGGAAACCTTGAGAGCTGTTGCTATCTTGCTTATCCTGGGATGCCTGTGTGCTGTGCAAATAGTAGGAGCCCAGCAAGACTTGATTGATTACAGAGACGTAGGCCTTCTATCAGGCCATGTACTGGAGAAACTGGTTCTGGTTTCGCCATAGCCACAGCTGCTAGATCAGTGCATTCACTTATTCCTTTTCCTGATgttctttctttatgtaaatcCAAGTTTCTGGCCtcttatcattttccttttctctgaagaaCGTCTTTGAATGTTCCTTACGAGACAGATCTTTgggcaacaaattccctcaatttttgtttgtttgagaaagtctttttctcctttggttttgAAGGATAATTCTGCTAgatacaacaaatatttttaagcaccTACTACACTAGGCACTTTTCTGGACATTGGAAATACTGCCAtgaacagaacaaacaaaaatgactgCCTTTGTGGAACTTACGTTCTAGTAAATGCAATTAATAAAATAGTATGTTGGAAGGCGGTAAGTGATgtgtgctatggagaaaaaaacaggCAGGAAAGGCAGGTGGGCTGTAGGCAGCAAGGTACGGTTTTAAATGGAGTCATCAGGGCCTCACTGATTTTAGTAGATCTCAAGGGAGTGAGGGAGCAAGGCATGCAGAAATGTAGGGGTAGGGCATTTCATGCAGTGGGAACAGCAAGTGCTAACGTCCTGGGGTAGAAGTATGCCTGGCAAGGAGGCCTCCATGGGTGGAACATTATGAGTCAGGAGGAGATGAGGTCCAAGAGATCACGCGGTATAGGTTGGCGAGGCCTTTCAAGCTATCACACGGAGTGTGCTTGTGACGGGAGATGAGATGCCACcgaagggttttgagcagaggaataaCCCTATCTGACTTGATTTTGAAAGGGTCACTCCAGTGGCTGTGGGGAAAGAGACTACAGGAAGGCCAGGGTGAGGGTTGAAGCTGGGAGACCTCTGGAGGCTAGAGCAGTAATTCAGATGAGAAAAGATGGTGGCTTGTACCAGGGAGTAGCCAAGGAGGTGCTGCAGAGTGTTGGGAGCCTCTGAGTAACACCAGAGTGCAGGAGATGCCACCTAGCTGAAGCTGGGGCTGGAGAAAGCTCCGGGAGAGGAAAGGCCCCAGAATTCCCAAGCTTGCTTTTACGGTGGCAGCTCTCTGCTTCCTGGCAGTAACAGACTCAAGTTCCTCCGAAGAGGCGGATGGGCCAGGAGGGGAGGGCACGGAGGACGAGTCTCCCTTTCTCAGCTGCATCAACAGCTTCCTGTTTTGTCACCACAGCCTCCCACACTGTCCTGCTGCCAACTGATCACACTGACCACAGCCAACTGTTGCCTAGCCTAGAGGGTGGGTGTGAGGGCAACGGGGCCTTTCAGCTCTCAGGCAAGCCAGCTTGCGTGCCAGATGGTCTGCACAGAAGTCCGCCCTGATCATGTTTCAGGGCCTGCCTCAGGTGGCTGGGGGCTGCTGCAGAGCTGTGTGTTCCCAAAGCCTCAGTTCCCGCAGGAGGAATGAACCACTATCAGTGCCAACCAGTGGTTTGCAGATGTGACCGCTGAGAGtcagcattacctgggaacttgtcaaaatgcaaattcttgagcCCCAGCCTGGATCTCCTGTATCAGAAATGTGTGGGGAAGGAGTAGAAACctatgttttaacaagccctctgcAGTTCTGATGCAGGGTTCAAGTTTGAGAACAGCTATCTGAGGAAAAGACTCCTTTCTCCTCAGGGCCTTCTCTCCAAATAACTGAACTCAAACCCCCTGGGCCAGCACCCTGGCCAAAGGTGGAGATGTGGCAAGTGGCAAGAGGAGTGACCATTGCTCAATTCTTTCTGAAAATAACAGAATTGACAGAAGTTCAAGAATGAATACATCTCGTCCTTATTTAAAGCTCAGATGAGTTTTACTCATTTAGGTAATGGCTTCAACAGAAGGAGCCCTGTATTAGAATTACATTAGAATTACATTAGGATTCTGTtttatttaccattgcaactgaCCACAGCCAACTGTTCCTGGGGAGATAGAAGCCAAAAGGCCCCCAGCAATTTGAGAGGTGCTTTATTTTCCCTAAAATGGCCAGATCCAGGGGGTAAAGTTAGGTTTCTGACCTCATATTTCTGCATATTCTTTCAGCTAGTAAAAAAGCAGTGCTGCCTGGGTGGTGCTTCCATTTGCAAAGTCCCCACACAGGCGTGCACTGCAGGTGGGACAGGCGTCACCTTCTGTGACTGAGGTGGACATTACCAGGCTTTCTCGCCAGAACACAGTCCTGTGTGCTCTTCCCCACTCTTGGGACATAGGATATAGCCATGGCAATGGAGTGTAGGAGTCTTTCAATTGGGGGCCTTAATTTTTAAAGCCTACTTCCACTCAGACCCccttcttaataaaaataaggtAAGGACTTACCTGAAATAATCCTGCCCTTTTTCTCAACTCTcacactttataaaaaaaatttcatctgaacatgtaccccaatgttcatagcagcattattgacagtttccaagatatggaagtcacctaagtgtccatcaacagatgaatggataaagaagatggggtgtgtgtgtatatatatatatatatatatatatatatatatatatatatatataaaatggaatattactcagccataaaaaagaacgaaataatgccatttgcaacaacatggatggacctagagggtattatgctaagtgaaataattcagacagagaaagacaaatcctgtataatatcacttatatgtggaatctgaaaaaatacaacaaattagtgaatataacaaaaaagaagcagactcacagatatagagaacaaatcagtggttaccagtggagagagggaagggaagaggggcaatacaggggtaggagattaagaggtacaagctattatatataaaataagcgaCAAGAATATGTtgtataacacagagaatatagccaatattttataataagtggaatataatttataaaaattgtgaatcactgtgttgtacacctgaaacttatattgtacatcaactatacctcaatttaaaaatgcatctgAATTACTATGCCTTCTGAGGAAAGTCAAaagctttgaaaatattcttgCCGCCTTCTGTCTTTcacctctcctgccccttctggTATGTTCCTAGTGTTCTGGGAGAGGACCTGCTTGCTCCTGACCACTCAGGGTACCCGCATTGTGGTTGTTTCTTCACTGCCAGTCAGCCTTTCTGTAACATCCCTGGCCTGGAATTTGCCTGAGCCACAGTGAAAAgacttcctcctctcctccttccaagAGCCGTCTAGAACCCTGGAACACGCCTTACCTAGCAGCAGGGAGGGAGCCTGAGTGTGACTCAAGATGAACATGTTCAGCAGGTAGAATGACTGTGTCAGCCTGGCTGACCCTGGGCCACCCACCCATGCCAGGTGTGAAACCAAAGCAGATGCATGTCCTTGCTCCCAGGGCTGCAGCACTTAAACATCTTATGATGGGCCAGGTATCAGAGAAGGAGATTCAGACACTaccaccccttccccagctgaGGACAGAGCTCACAGATGAGAGAGACGACTCTAATAAACTGTGAGTCTAAAATCAGAGACAGAGAACTGATGCAAATACTTTTCCAGCTGTACTTAGAGACAGACTCCTTCCTGGTTGCCATGGCTCAGCTTAAGGGCTCAGGTGTGGTCCCAGCTATAGAGAAACCAGAATTCAATCAGGGTGGTCCAGCTGCGGCCAACCAAAACTCTTTCCCTGAAACAtagagtaaaaattttaaatcccttTGACAAGTTAGacaatctcacacacacagaacattctatTTGAAAAGCATCTTAGCTTAAGAAGGTTCttgaatgaataattttatgtGTATAATAAAGTTCCGCCCTGAAAGGGTATACATGAGGAGGTTGTGAAGTGATCTGAAAAGCTTTGGATCATGGGAAATATTTAGAGGAAGGATAAAATGTCTAATCTAATAATGATGTTCTCTAAATGTCCtggcttgtttgcttttttaggTACCTCGGGTCTTCATCGGTCAAGAGTGCATAGGTGGATGCAATGATCTAGTAAATATGCATGAGAAAGGGGAGCTGTTGACAAGGCTAAAGCAAATTGGAGCTCTACAATAATTATAGGTGAGTGACAGGTGGGACACTGGGCCAGGAACACTGGGAGATGGTGGAATTGTACCGCCACATTTTATTACGATCTAGGAAGGCACTCTGGATAGGGAAAGAATGATCAGGGGTGATTTGAGGAACTGTGATGTCATGTATGagtttcccattttacaaatgggttAATTTCATCAATGGGAGGAAAGCTTTTCACTCAaccttcatttaacaaatatttatttagcacttactatgtgccagacactgtacgaggcactgggaatacagagatgaacaaaaagataacatggaacttatattctagagAGGTAGACCGATCCAAAACAAGTAAATTCctgaaacaaatgaataatttgaTAGAACATGGCAGGGGGATGGGGAGCAAATTAAGCTAATGTAGTAAGGGAAGGCCTTTTTCAGAGGGGCTGGTTGAGCTGAGACCTGATTGACAACAGGGAGACGGCCATGTACAGATGAAGCAGAAGGGCTTTTCGGGCAGAAGGAATAATAGcgagtacaaaggccctgaggtgacaAGTATGGAATATTCAAGGAACTGAAAGCAAGACAGATCAGACTGAGTGAagcacagaaagaaggaaaagtagcAACAAATGTGGGCAAGGACCAGAGCACAAGGCCATGGGAAGCAACCTAGATTATTCTAAGTGCAATGTGAAATCAAGGTAAGTTTTGCTTTACCTGTGTTCACCCTGCAAATCCATGCAATCTAATTGGCTTCCCAAATGACAAAACAGAGTTTTCTAAAATTGTAACCTAAAGGAGATCTTTGATTGAATGGAAAACCACAGGGTGATGAATTCTTCAGAAAGGAAGCAAGATACCTTTGGGGTCTGATGGACTCCCCTCCCCGCAGCTCTTGTTAGTGCAAGCTAGCTTCTAAGCAGGCCAATTGCACTGACTCACACGTGGAAAGACTCTGTTTTagccaaaggagaaaggggttcAAATTAAAATGTCCTTTGAAGAGTATTTATTGCCCACTAATCAATAATTAACCCTTGAGCAATGAGTACGTATAATTTGCGGTGGTTACTCAGAATAGTAACAGGAAGTGACAAAACAAAGTCTGAAAAATGCAACTGAATCCCTTGAAATAAAATAGTCAATGTTATAAACTTTTAATCACAATTCTACAACATCATCCCCTCAAATAAACACTGTGTCTGTTTGGGTTAGCTTTCTGGCCTCACCCCATGCACAAAGCACTCAAAACCCAGTTAACTGCTGTAccaaatgtttccttttctggaaCACTCTTTAGCAATTTAGGCTTAgatgagaatgaaagaaaacttaCAACTTTCCTGGGAAGGTGGGAAACACCATTTCTCCAGCTACCTCTATGTTGGCATGGGCACTAGAGTCCGCCATATTCCCCAGGTCTCTTTATCTGCATTGTCCTTCAGTATATTATACTCTCAGTATTCTACTGGCAACTTGCATCTCAAGGCCATCTGTAACCGATTATGCTTAAACAGCAAGAGTAAATGTTCTGGTAATGAAAGGGAAATGAGAGGAATTGATCTTTTCCAAGAAAATccaattctttgtattttttcctagCAGAGCAGACCCCAGGCTGATATCCCCCTTGAGAGCTGGATGGCATTGCAGATAATGACAGCACTTCCTGATGGATGGACCTGGGGCTACGTTTACCCAGCTACAGCAACTGTTTACTTAAACGTTTGAAATATGTTAACGCAAATAAAATGGGTGAGGGGCATTTTGGGGGCAAAAaacagctttttcttcttttgactcAGTATTAAAAGGGGACCAACTTGCCCAAAACAACAGGTCTGAGAAGTTCGATGGGTGTCTCAGGTTTCTTGTGGATTGGCCCTTTGGTTTCCAAAACGACAAGATATGCTTAGGATTCACTCACTGACCCAAAAGATGTTCCTTCTCTTTGGCACATGTTCCTTACTACGTGT
This genomic interval from Phocoena sinus isolate mPhoSin1 chromosome 3, mPhoSin1.pri, whole genome shotgun sequence contains the following:
- the GLRX gene encoding glutaredoxin-1 isoform X2 — protein: MAQAFVNSKIQPGKVVVFIKPTCPYSRRAQELLSHLPFKQGLLEFVDITARSDTNEIQDYLQQLTGARTCKAWEAVLPASPVRNQPSGAERGKTRYPHCFQGPCCELRTLVSGRRERAVVLGEDLLAPDHSGRLEPWNTPYLAAGREPECDSR
- the GLRX gene encoding glutaredoxin-1 isoform X1, translated to MAQAFVNSKIQPGKVVVFIKPTCPYSRRAQELLSHLPFKQGLLEFVDITARSDTNEIQDYLQQLTGARTCKAWEAVLPASPVRNQPSGAERGKTRYPHCFQGPCCELRTLVSGRRERAVVLGEDLLAPDHSGYPHCGCFFTASQPFCNIPGLEFA
- the GLRX gene encoding glutaredoxin-1 isoform X3 yields the protein MAQAFVNSKIQPGKVVVFIKPTCPYSRRAQELLSHLPFKQGLLEFVDITARSDTNEIQDYLQQLTGARTVPRVFIGQECIGGCNDLVNMHEKGELLTRLKQIGALQ